A stretch of DNA from Coccidioides posadasii str. Silveira chromosome 4, complete sequence:
TTCTTCACGTCAACGCGTGTCCGCACGACCACCTCAAAAAAAATCCATCACCATGTCCCACGAGGAAGATCTGATCGACTACTCCGACGAGGAGCTCCAGACAACCGAtgccgctgctgctgccgccACCGCCGCCGCGGCTGCAAATGGCGCCGCTGTGAAAAAAGGTGACTTGACCGTGTCTGGCGCGCGTGCGGACAAGAAGGGTAGCTATGTTGGCGTCCACTCGACTGGTTTCCGTGACTTCCTGCTGAAGCCGGAGCTTCTGCGTGCGATCACCGATTGCGGTTTCGAACATCCTTCGGAGGGTTAGTTAAATCATCTTTTTCACAAAGCTTTCCTCCACTTCCTGCATCTTCAAACGTCCGTCCATCCATCACGAGTGGGGTGATTGTCGAATCAATCAGCCCATCACGAAGCCTTCAGGCGGCACGAGGATATGCCTTCGAAGATAACAAGACTGTTTGCATTGAAGCTGCACCGTTGGCCCCTGTGATTCCCTGTGGGGGATTCTTAAAAGGGCGTGCCGTCGTGGGCTTTCTCCAAATGCAAGTTCACTGTTGATCGCTCATCACGAGGGATATATTCGGTTTCGATATGGAAATCAAGAACTCAGGGTGCAAAATACCTGGTTGTGGGATGGAATCCTCGTGTCGACCTGTACGAAGGAGGCTTTGAGTTGTGTCATGAGTGCTCCCTTGCTCCGGCCATTTACTGCAATTTCCACGCTCCTTTTTTTCGGACCTTTCCCTCCCTATATATTTGTTGATTGTTCCATGAGACCCTTTTACGATGGACGGACGTTTGGGATATTCAGCGTCAAAATTATGCCAAGTTTTAAGCATTGGATCGAACCAAGTCTAACATATCGCTCGCTCCTCATACAGTCCAGCAAGTTTGCATCCCGACCGCCATCCTCAAAGTCGATGTTTTGTGCCAGGCAAAGTCCGGTCTGGGAAAGACAGCAGTCTTCGTTTTGACTACCTTGAACCAGCTTGAGCCTGTTCCTGGCGAGTGCTCGATCCTCGTCATGTGCCATACACGAGAGCTTGCCTACCAGATCAAGAATGAGTATGCTAGATTCAGCAAGTATCTCCCCGATGTCAAGACCGCGGTCTTTTACGGTGGAACCCCAATGCAAAAGGATATCGAAGTTCTCTCCTCCAAGGACACCTACCCCAACATTGTTGTGGGTACACCTGGTCGACTGAACGCTTTGGTCCGCGAAAAGAAGCTTTCCCTTCGAAACATCAAAGCCTTCGTCCTAGATGAGTGCGATAAGATGCTAGACCAGATAGGTGAGCAATTTGTCGAGTTCTCTCGCTTTAAATGTCGCCAAGCCCTCTGACGCTCTGTTTTATCTAGACATGCGACGTGATGTCCAGGAAATTTTCCGCTCCACTCCTGCTGACAAGCAAGTCATGATGTTTAGCGCCACCCTTTCCCAGGAGATTCGGCCCATCTGCAAGAAGTTCATGCGGAACCCTCTGGAGGTTTACGTGGACGATGACACCAAGCTAACCCTCCACGGTTTACAGCAATACTATATCAAACTCAGCGAGGCGGAAAAGAACCGGAAACTCAACGAGTTATTGGATAATCTTGAGTTCAACCAAGTCATCATCTTCGTCAAGAGCACCCTCCGCGCGAACGAGTTGGACAAGCTTCTGCGTGAATGCAACTTCCCTAGCATTGCAGTGCACTCTGGAGTGTCTCAGGAAGAGCGGTAAGTGTTTACGGATCCGATATTTGTTtctattttttctttccctttttttttgttttttttttttggggggggggaagggaaagGGAGGGGCCTCGAACTAACTTGAACCCTTCTTAGTATCAAACGTTATAAGGAATTTAAAGAATTCAACAAGCGCATCTGCGTCGCGACCGATGTATTCGGACGTGGTATCGACATCGAGCGTATCAACCTTGCCATCAATTACGATATGCCGGCTGATGCCGATTCATACCTTCATCGTGTGGGTCGTGCTGGCCGTTTTGGTACCAAAGGTCTGTCCATCTCCTTCGTCAGCAGTGAGGACGATATGAAGACCCTTAAGGATATTGAGAAGCGATTCGAAGTGGCTCTGCCGTAAGTAACTCCCGGTCCTTTAGCCGAGCGAATGACTGGAGAAGGTCTAACTCGTGTCTACTCAACAGTGAATATCCCGAAGGAGGAGTTGATGCCAGCACCTACATGGCGTAATCTCCTGGCTTTCGTCAGGGATCGAAGCACTATGGCCGCTTGCAATGGATCGATTTGATGATACTGTAATTCTCCTCACGGTTCTAATCTCGTTTCGAAAGATTTTGTCTCAATAGCTCAAAAGGGTGCTTCAGGTTCTTTTCTCTGTTtagtttttttttctttccttttgctttctccttttctttttctttctcttttttttttttttttccacaGTGCGCGTTATCTGGTGTTTTAGTTTTACAACTCACTTTTGCCTCCAACGCCCTAGCGAGTTTGCAAATAGGGGATAGGGAATTACTCGGGGATAAAAGCCATTCAATAAATGTTGTTAACTTGCTTTGCGCAATGACTTGGGCGATGTATGGGGCcgttctctctctcatctGGGGGGCTGAATGTATTGTTAGGACAGGCGTGCAAATGGAAGTTTCACTGCTTTGCACTGGAAGATATGGTCTGGCGTATGGGCCATTGATGATCAACTGGCCCTAGAAACAACACCTTCTATCTCCCAGCACTCATACCTGATACTTTGCCTCGTATCTCACCCTCCACGCCTCAATATACCTCTCGTCTCCTGCCTACAAGGTCTGATGCCTTCTGGGAAAAACAAATCCCGGGTAACTTTGAGGCACCCAGGCTTCTCAGCTCAACACAAAAGGGAATCGCTGTGCTCCGTACACGCAAACAAAAGCTGCAAACTAGCGATGCAACTGAAATGCAATGGATATGGATATTAGATCTAAACTTTAGCACCCTGCCGGCTGTAGAACAACCACTCCACGGTGACTCTCTGTGCTGACAACGGCCAAGCAGAGCGCCGCCAAGCCCTCTCCACGCCTCCCTCCATAACTGCGGGCTGTCACATGTCCCCGAGTTTCTCCCAAACGCCATCCGACCCAACCCCAAGTCTCTTCCGCGATCgatctcttcttcttggtTTGCCGCTGGCCCATCCATCTGACGTTCGCCCGGCCAGTCACCCGCCAGCAGTCCACTCCACTCTATTCCTTGCTCTCCACGAGCGTCCATAACCACCATCCTTGGCTCCATTTCTCCAATGGCCTCATATTCAGGTAACAGCAGAGATTTCCTGAATCGTACATATCCGATTTAAGCGCGATGCCCTATGTCTATAAAAACCATGTGAACCAGCGCCAAACCCGGGAGGTCGTTCGGAGGGCGGACGGAGATGTCCAGAAGTCCGCTGGTACACTACTCCCTCGCCCGGTTGCCTCACTGGTAACCCTCTTTGCCCACTCTACGTCTCTCTCGCTCCGTGTCGGAACTTTCCTCGGGGGATTCGCTATCGACAGCTTTAGAGCGACGACGCTCACCGGCCTGGAGCTGAGTAGAGCTGTGGTGGAGAGCATCTTGATCCGGGCCGGTCGAGATGTTTTGTCCAGAAGCAGTGACGATTATGGGAGAGCGGAAGCTGAATCCTTGTTGGAGCGGAGCGTCAGTTTTTCTTTCTATCTTTTCTCCCCTTGCTTCATCCATGGGTGATGAGCTCACTTTAAGAAATAGGCTGACTTGGTTGATTATAGTTGGCAACGTTGCATTCAACGATAACCTCCGCTTCCTTCTTCGCGTCCGCGAGTTTCCACCTCTCTGCTACCACACTGTCCTCGGTCTCCCATTTTTCCCAATCTCTCCTGTCCACACTCGATGCGATCCTTGGGTCCTCAGAGTCCTCTCGTGCTATTGCCGCGATCATCACGTTGATTCGACGAGAGTTTCGTAACCCAGAAACAGGTGTCCATGCAGGCAAAGTCGGCGTAGGTGATTTGCTCGTGGGTTGCATTGGCTTTGCTATGCTGCAGCGTTGGGGAAGGCGGAACACCGAGAGAGAGTTCAGGGAGAATGGAAACGAAGAGATAATCTGGGACGTCGTTATCCTCGACAATGGCCTCAGAGCAGATGTTGTGGGAACTCAGCGGACGGAGTATCCGCCCAACGTCGAATCGCTGGATACCCCGCCAACGAGGCCGGCTTCGTTCCTGGCACCTGAAGAAACAGATGCGGACATGACATTTCAAGCGATGGAACGGGAGTCGACTCCGTTAAACCCCCTCGGTCGACTTGTCCCACATGTGTCACTCCCCGCGGACCGCCAACATGCTCTATCCGATGAAGAGATTCGACATTACATCGTAAATCAGCTCCCACGCGGGTCGCATGCTACAATAAAGACCGATAGCGTAATCGCAAGGACCATTACTGTTGATGTATATGATAGTCAGCACAAATATATAGAGATCTCCCCACCTCCGGGAACAGCTCTTGTGAAAGAAAGTTTTCACGAAGATCACGACGCTGAGGGCGTCTCGGCGTATTCGGAAACGCAGCTACCCAAACATACTGTGGTGTTCCAGACGGTATCCAACCAATCTCAGACTGCCGAATTGAGGCCGGAGACTCAGCACCCAGTGGAGGAGGAGATTGCTGGTGGGCATTCCCCACGGCTATCATCCCACAGGAGATCGCCGAAGCGGCCAAAGGTTAGCAGTTGGGTGAGCGACCCAGTGCCTACGGTCGAATTCACGCCCGTTAATGCAAAAATTCGGCAAGCTAGGTCTCGGCGACCTTCATTCAAAAGGACTATTTCAGAATCTTCGTTCAGTGGCTCGGAAACGCCTCGAGCTTCATCACAAAAGAGGTCTGTGGCGAGGACAACCCACAAGCTTATCTCCAATGCGGAAGCAAAGCTTGGAAGTATGAGAAGTACGAAGAAGCGGCcggctttttcttctccgaGCAGCCGTCAGCCGTCGGACTTTAACAAGGAAAATGCTGCTGCTGGTCCTAAAGGTCTACTTCGCAGCGGAAGATCTAAGCAACCCGCACAACCCGCGGCACAAAGGCCCAAGTTACTGCCTGCCTTGCCTCTTACGTCAGGAAAACACGATGCACTGAAATCAAGACGGTCGGACGAGCACGCTGTCGACTCCCTACCCGATACCGTTCCCACACGAGACTACTTTCCATCACACGAGAAGTGCGTCGAATCATACCTGGCCCGTACTGACGCGTATTCTCTACATGCATATCCGGGATCACCATCATTGCCTGCGGTTGCCAGAAATCATATCTCAAGCACCAGCAGTTTATCGAGAGTAAAATCTGACAGTGATATGCAGAAGTCGTCAAACGAAAACCTTCATTCTTACAGTCCCATAGCCTCCCGGAGAAATTCAAGCAAATCTCTTGCACCAACTATATATTCCTTGGCAGAAGCGGATTCAAAAGCGTCACTCGTCCTTGCCCCGCGATTTGTCAAGAGTGTATATGAAGACCAGGACACGCTCTCTGCCCTCTCTAGGGATGGGAAATTCTTCGGCCTTTTTCCGTACAATCACCTGGTGCGAAATATACAACGCTTTTCCAGGTTTTCGTCGGCGTCGTATGGATCGCATTTCCTCAGAGTTATGGGCATCTCCACTGGGCCACAGGATTGGCAAAATGGTGAGGTGGATCATCATGAGCATAGCTCGTTCTCCAACCATACAGGAATGCCTCCTTCAACGATCCTTCTCTCGTCCTTTGTGGATCCAGCTGGTGGCTCAAATGCTTCTGGGCAAACACAAGAAGGGTTCCCCTTGGTACATTATCTCACACTAGACCACGACTCAAAAGCCGTTGTCTTGACACTGAGAGGTACCTGGGGATTTGAAGATATTCTCACCGACATGACATGCGACTACGACGACCTACACTGGATGGGTAAAACCTGGCAGGTTCACAAGGGAATGCTTGCGTCCGCAATGCGTCTCCTTGAGGGCGGTGGCGCCCGTGTGATGGCTACCATAAAAGCAGCTTTGGAGGAGTTTACTGATTATGGTGTTGTATTCTGTGGCCATTCGTTGGGTGGTGGTGTTGCCGCACTTCTCGCGATATTAATCTCGAGGCCGAATGACACGGATATGTGTGGTCCATCGTTCGTGACCGCCTCTACGCACTCTAGCGGCACAGAGGGTAACATCCAACGTCAACCAGGACAATTCAGATTGCCGGCAGGGCGACCAATCCACGTATATGCCTATGGTCCACCCGCGGTGATGAGTTCGTCTCTGCGACTCGCCACAAGACGCTTGATTACCACAACCGTCAATGGGCAAGACGTTGTCCCATCATTATCCCTGGGTGTTCTCCACGACTTCCACGCTGTCTCGCTATCATTCAAAAGCGACGTCGCGGACGCCAAGTCATACGTGAAATCCCGCGTCTGGGACAGCATCAGCCGCAGCATCGCCAACAAGTTCTACATCCACCAACCACCCCTCCTTATTCACGCTGGTAACGGTGTCGGCGAGGACTCTTGGGCTTGGAACACACTCAAGTCACTCCGCAGCCAGCTGACGGCTGCGAAGCTGATGCCTCCAGGCGAGGTCTTTGTGGTAGATACCATGCGCGTTCTGCAGCGCGACGCTTTTACATTGGATACGTCCAGCGGCGATGGATATCCGCGGCTGGGCAGGCCAGCTACCAGGGTGCAATTGAGATTTATTCGAGACGTGGAAGCACGGTTTGGGGAGATCAGGTTTGGATCAGGGATGCTGGGCGATCATAGTCCTGGACGGTATGAGGCGAGCTTGGCGGCTCTGGCGAGGGGAGTTTTAGATAATTGAATTTtctgtttttctcttccggGAATGGATACCCTCCGGAGTTGGTTGATTTCCCATTTTGTTTTAGACTTTACTGACGAGTTTATGAGGGGACTTATATACACCATTCCTTTGATACAATTGCACTTATAGAGCTGTCATGACGCGGTGGACAACTGAACTATATATGTGTTAAAATTCTCATCAGAGACCTCCAACAGCATTATCAATTGGCGTGAAACTctagggaaaaaaaagattagAGCTTCTCCAGCACAAGCAAATGACAAAATTCAAATTAATCTATTATACTATTCAAGATACAAGAAATCTACAGGGCGACGAGGGTGGAAAACAGTGCACTCCTATTGGGTATAGCAATCATTAGAATTTCTCGGCAAGATGTCTTCTCTCGCCGTAGTTTCACAGGACACAGATGACCCGGACCCCTTAAGTAAGCCGAGGCAACCCCCGTCTTGTCCAGAGACCAGACATAGGAAGGAATGCCCATGATACCCTACAAGATTGCTTGGTTATGCCATATGAGGGCCATCCATAGATTTGTGTTGAGAAATTTATTCAGCACGCCACTCCTTTCTCAGTGTTTCTGTGCAAGACCTATGGGGGGATACTTCAGCTCCGATTGTCGCAGGATGCATCAAACGCGGCGAGATCTCCAAGGTATGAAAAAGAAACCCATTCCATGATATCACCTAGAAGCATCTAACTAGTTTTTTTATTCTACAGACTCAAAGCATGATCTGGAGGCTCTCCATCGATACACCTCATGTCGATGGCTCTGGAATGAGCACCAGCAACTTGCATGCCGCTATGTGAAATTTGATATGTCAAGGCTTTTGGAACTTGCTGCTTCTCTCATCGGATCGAAATACTGTGTTGAAGCTGTTAAGGTTTCAGAGGGCCAGTATAACAAAGTTTTCCTGCTTACCATGAACGATGGACGTGAGGTGATTGCCAAACTGCCGAATCCCAATGCGGGCAGACCATGCTTCACTACGGCCAGTGAGGTTGCGACCATGGACTTTGTAGAAGCtcccttttcttctcctttaACTTCTTTCCTCAACAGGTAATATTGACTAACTTTACTAGTTGAGAAACATCCTCCATCTTCCAGTTCCGAAGGTCTACGGATGGAGCTCTAAAGCGTCAGAGAACCCTGTTGGAGCAGAGTATATCATCATGGAAAAACAAGCTGGTGTGATGCTGAGCGATGTGTGGGAAAGCATGAAAGGAAAGTAGAAAGCCCATATTGTGCTACAAGTTGTTGATTTTGAGAAAACCCTTGCTGCAACACAATTCACAAAGCTTGGAGCTTTGTACTACAAGGATGACCTCCCTGCTATGCTCGATACCTCATCACCGTTATATGTCGACAGGGATGGGAAGGAGGTACACAGTGCGAAGTTTGGCATTGGACCCACCAACCATCGTTCATTTTTCGATTTTGGGAGGGGGGAACTGAACATCGATCATGGACCATGTAAGAGTCCCCTTAACCCTTTTAGCAAATTTATTCGTATGCTTAATAGTGTGGAGCACTTCCCAGGGTCTACACCTGCGGAGTTCATGATTGCCATTGCGCATCGAGAAATTCTCTGCGCAAGGGCGCGACTCAGATACCCATTGATGCCGGAAGGCCTTTTCTATGGACCCAGACAATACCAGCCCAGCTCTTCGAAGAAACTGTCCGCATTGCACAACTATCTCAAAGTGGCACCCTATGTTCTGCCCGATAACAGAGCAACCTTAACATCGGTTTTGTGGCACGGTGATTTGCACTTGCAAAATATTTTTGTCGATCCTGGAGAGCCAACCCGTATACTGGGCATAGTCGACTGGCAATGTGTCAGCATTTGTCCACTTTTCACGCAAGTCACATGCCCTGGTTTCCTGGATTACAATGGCCCGGCTCCTGAAGGActtcagcaaatccatcTCCCTGGGAACTTTGACTCCATGACCCCAGACAAACAACAGAAAGCAAAAGCATTGCATCAAGCACAGACACTACACAATCTTTATTTGGCTAGATCCCATCAGGTCAATGTCGAAGCGTTCCAGGCCATGCAGGGCCAAGACACGCTCCGTCACCAAGTTAGTGTTATTCCGGGTTTGACGCTAATGGACTACGAACCATGCCTTAGTAGCTTACTGAGGGATGTGGAAAAAGGGTGGCCAGAGATTGTTGGAGTCAGGACAGATGGCTTGCCATTGGTTCCATGCCCCTTGCAGTTCTCGGCCGCTGAGATTCAGGAACAGGAACGGGACGAAGAGCTGTGGGCCCAGGGCGTGGGGCTCATGAACGACTTTATTAGTGACACAGGATGTTTCAAACACTGGGATGGCAAGGTCAGCAATGCGGATTATGAATCATCGAAGAGGCAGCTGGCGGAGGGGATACAACGATTCTTGAGCCGTGAGGCGAGGAATGAGGAGGAGCGCAAGGCGTGGCTCAAAGCCCTCCCATTTTTGGATCAAGAAGAGACTGGGTGAATGGGCTATTTGTGTATCTTCTTAAAGACTTTCTTTCTGGGTTGGATTGGGTTTGGTTGCATAAATAACACGTGCCCAGATGCCTTGGCACATGATAAACTTCCCAGCCAACTTCATTTTCCAACTCCTCGCCTTTTCGTGCCCGGCGATTATATATGAATGTAAGATTCCACCATCCACCTCATGAAGATTCAGTTAAACCGATTAAGTCTTAAAACAGGCAGGATTTTCATGGCTGATTCCGCACTGGTCCATCACCTTTACGAAAAGGGAACTCAGACCAGACGAACGATGTCTCCATCTCGTCGGCAACAAAGCTTCAACCACAGGTACAGCATCAAAAGCCTGGTCACCATCTTCTCAACTCACCGTCCCAATGCTTCAGCAACAGTACCCCAGGCTCTTGAGCCGGCAGATGAGTGTGTATTTCACACTTTGCGCAAGCATGtcgctctttttctctttcctcTGGCTGAGAAGACGTGAAACTGGAGCGTCAACCGCGACTCACTACCAATCCAAGTCGAAGTCAGAAGAGACCCCCTTCGACAATGACGAAACATTTCGCATTGATATCGCACGCTacagtgaaaagaaaatggagccGTGGCCAGGAGCCTCGAAATCGTTCGCTACATGCTGTTGCAAGCAGGGCTCATTCACAGTGGCATATATCAGTTTCCTTTGAAGGCTCACTATACTCGGACGGGGTGAACCGTGCTAGGGTGGAAAAACGCCGACAGGACCTTGAGGATCTTTGTCGATGCCTTGATTTTGGCCGTCTGCGGCTCTTGGACGACACAGTGACACAGGTGTTTATTCGTCGCGAGAATGATGCTACTCTCCCTTCTCATGAGTATAATATCGCCGTCACTGACCGCCGCCCTCTTCCATTGAAAAGATCACTACGTTCTGACAGCGAATATAC
This window harbors:
- the SUB2_2 gene encoding Suppressor of the cold-sensitive snRNP biogenesis mutant brr1-1 (EggNog:ENOG410PGTN~COG:A~BUSCO:6401at33183), producing the protein MSHEEDLIDYSDEELQTTDAAAAAATAAAAANGAAVKKGDLTVSGARADKKGSYVGVHSTGFRDFLLKPELLRAITDCGFEHPSEVQQVCIPTAILKVDVLCQAKSGLGKTAVFVLTTLNQLEPVPGECSILVMCHTRELAYQIKNEYARFSKYLPDVKTAVFYGGTPMQKDIEVLSSKDTYPNIVVGTPGRLNALVREKKLSLRNIKAFVLDECDKMLDQIDMRRDVQEIFRSTPADKQVMMFSATLSQEIRPICKKFMRNPLEVYVDDDTKLTLHGLQQYYIKLSEAEKNRKLNELLDNLEFNQVIIFVKSTLRANELDKLLRECNFPSIAVHSGVSQEERIKRYKEFKEFNKRICVATDVFGRGIDIERINLAINYDMPADADSYLHRVGRAGRFGTKGLSISFVSSEDDMKTLKDIEKRFEVALPEYPEGGVDASTYMA
- a CDS encoding uncharacterized protein (EggNog:ENOG410IU96~COG:S~BUSCO:776at33183) produces the protein MPYVYKNHVNQRQTREVVRRADGDVQKSAGTLLPRPVASLVTLFAHSTSLSLRVGTFLGGFAIDSFRATTLTGLELSRAVVESILIRAGRDVLSRSSDDYGRAEAESLLERSLATLHSTITSASFFASASFHLSATTLSSVSHFSQSLLSTLDAILGSSESSRAIAAIITLIRREFRNPETGVHAGKVGVGDLLVGCIGFAMLQRWGRRNTEREFRENGNEEIIWDVVILDNGLRADVVGTQRTEYPPNVESLDTPPTRPASFLAPEETDADMTFQAMERESTPLNPLGRLVPHVSLPADRQHALSDEEIRHYIVNQLPRGSHATIKTDSVIARTITVDVYDSQHKYIEISPPPGTALVKESFHEDHDAEGVSAYSETQLPKHTVVFQTVSNQSQTAELRPETQHPVEEEIAGGHSPRLSSHRRSPKRPKVSSWVSDPVPTVEFTPVNAKIRQARSRRPSFKRTISESSFSGSETPRASSQKRSVARTTHKLISNAEAKLGSMRSTKKRPAFSSPSSRQPSDFNKENAAAGPKGLLRSGRSKQPAQPAAQRPKLLPALPLTSGKHDALKSRRSDEHAVDSLPDTVPTRDYFPSHEKCVESYLARTDAYSLHAYPGSPSLPAVARNHISSTSSLSRVKSDSDMQKSSNENLHSYSPIASRRNSSKSLAPTIYSLAEADSKASLVLAPRFVKSVYEDQDTLSALSRDGKFFGLFPYNHLVRNIQRFSRFSSASYGSHFLRVMGISTGPQDWQNGEVDHHEHSSFSNHTGMPPSTILLSSFVDPAGGSNASGQTQEGFPLVHYLTLDHDSKAVVLTLRGTWGFEDILTDMTCDYDDLHWMGKTWQVHKGMLASAMRLLEGGGARVMATIKAALEEFTDYGVVFCGHSLGGGVAALLAILISRPNDTDMCGPSFVTASTHSSGTEGNIQRQPGQFRLPAGRPIHVYAYGPPAVMSSSLRLATRRLITTTVNGQDVVPSLSLGVLHDFHAVSLSFKSDVADAKSYVKSRVWDSISRSIANKFYIHQPPLLIHAGNGVGEDSWAWNTLKSLRSQLTAAKLMPPGEVFVVDTMRVLQRDAFTLDTSSGDGYPRLGRPATRVQLRFIRDVEARFGEIRFGSGMLGDHSPGRYEASLAALARGVLDN
- a CDS encoding uncharacterized protein (EggNog:ENOG410IU96~COG:S), with product MLQRWGRRNTEREFRENGNEEIIWDVVILDNGLRADVVGTQRTEYPPNVESLDTPPTRPASFLAPEETDADMTFQAMERESTPLNPLGRLVPHVSLPADRQHALSDEEIRHYIVNQLPRGSHATIKTDSVIARTITVDVYDSQHKYIEISPPPGTALVKESFHEDHDAEGVSAYSETQLPKHTVVFQTVSNQSQTAELRPETQHPVEEEIAGGHSPRLSSHRRSPKRPKVSSWVSDPVPTVEFTPVNAKIRQARSRRPSFKRTISESSFSGSETPRASSQKRSVARTTHKLISNAEAKLGSMRSTKKRPAFSSPSSRQPSDFNKENAAAGPKGLLRSGRSKQPAQPAAQRPKLLPALPLTSGKHDALKSRRSDEHAVDSLPDTVPTRDYFPSHEKCVESYLARTDAYSLHAYPGSPSLPAVARNHISSTSSLSRVKSDSDMQKSSNENLHSYSPIASRRNSSKSLAPTIYSLAEADSKASLVLAPRFVKSVYEDQDTLSALSRDGKFFGLFPYNHLVRNIQRFSRFSSASYGSHFLRVMGISTGPQDWQNGEVDHHEHSSFSNHTGMPPSTILLSSFVDPAGGSNASGQTQEGFPLVHYLTLDHDSKAVVLTLRGTWGFEDILTDMTCDYDDLHWMGKTWQVHKGMLASAMRLLEGGGARVMATIKAALEEFTDYGVVFCGHSLGGGVAALLAILISRPNDTDMCGPSFVTASTHSSGTEGNIQRQPGQFRLPAGRPIHVYAYGPPAVMSSSLRLATRRLITTTVNGQDVVPSLSLGVLHDFHAVSLSFKSDVADAKSYVKSRVWDSISRSIANKFYIHQPPLLIHAGNGVGEDSWAWNTLKSLRSQLTAAKLMPPGEVFVVDTMRVLQRDAFTLDTSSGDGYPRLGRPATRVQLRFIRDVEARFGEIRFGSGMLGDHSPGRYEASLAALARGVLDN
- a CDS encoding uncharacterized protein (EggNog:ENOG410PV32~COG:S); the encoded protein is MHQTRRDLQDSKHDLEALHRYTSCRWLWNEHQQLACRYVKFDMSRLLELAASLIGSKYCVEAVKVSEGQYNKVFLLTMNDGREVIAKLPNPNAGRPCFTTASEVATMDFLRNILHLPVPKVYGWSSKASENPVGAEYIIMEKQAGVMLSDVWESMKGK
- a CDS encoding uncharacterized protein (EggNog:ENOG410PV32~COG:S), producing MLDTSSPLYVDRDGKEVHSAKFGIGPTNHRSFFDFGRGELNIDHGPWSTPAEFMIAIAHREILCARARLRYPLMPEGLFYGPRQYQPSSSKKLSALHNYLKVAPYVLPDNRATLTSVLWHGDLHLQNIFVDPGEPTRILGIVDWQCVSICPLFTQVTCPGFLDYNGPAPEGLQQIHLPGNFDSMTPDKQQKAKALHQAQTLHNLYLARSHQVNVEAFQAMQGQDTLRHQVSVIPGLTLMDYEPCLSSLLRDVEKGWPEIVGVRTDGLPLVPCPLQFSAAEIQEQERDEELWAQGVGLMNDFISDTGCFKHWDGKVSNADYESSKRQLAEGIQRFLSREARNEEERKAWLKALPFLDQEETG